One Sphingomonas sp. LHG3406-1 genomic window carries:
- a CDS encoding electron transfer flavoprotein subunit beta/FixA family protein: MKLLVAVKRVIDYNVKPRVKMDGTGVDLANVKMSMNPFDEIAVEEAIRLKEKAGATEIVVVSVGPQKAQETIRTALAMGADRGILVQTDDEVEPLAVAKILAKIVEEEQPQVILLGKQAIDDDSSQVGQMLGALTGYGQGTFASKVEISGDTANVTREVDGGLETVALKLPAIVTTDLRLNDPRYPSLPNIMKAKSKPLATKSPADYGVDTTPRLETLKVAEPAKRVGGAKVGSVDELVAKLKTLGVVA, encoded by the coding sequence ATGAAGCTACTCGTCGCGGTCAAAAGGGTGATCGACTATAACGTGAAGCCCCGGGTGAAGATGGACGGCACCGGCGTCGATCTCGCCAACGTCAAGATGAGCATGAATCCCTTCGACGAGATCGCCGTCGAGGAAGCCATCCGCCTCAAGGAAAAGGCCGGCGCGACCGAGATCGTGGTGGTCTCCGTCGGGCCCCAGAAGGCGCAGGAAACGATCCGCACCGCCCTTGCCATGGGTGCCGACCGCGGCATCCTGGTCCAGACCGATGACGAGGTGGAGCCGCTCGCCGTCGCCAAGATTTTGGCGAAGATTGTCGAGGAAGAGCAGCCGCAGGTCATCCTGCTCGGCAAGCAGGCGATCGACGACGATTCGAGCCAGGTCGGGCAGATGCTGGGCGCGCTGACCGGCTACGGCCAGGGAACCTTCGCCTCGAAGGTCGAGATCAGCGGCGACACAGCCAATGTCACCCGCGAGGTCGACGGCGGACTCGAGACGGTCGCGCTGAAGCTGCCGGCGATCGTCACCACCGACCTTCGTCTGAACGATCCGCGCTATCCCTCGCTGCCCAACATCATGAAGGCCAAGTCCAAGCCCTTGGCGACCAAGTCGCCGGCCGATTACGGCGTCGACACCACGCCGCGCCTCGAGACGCTGAAGGTCGCCGAGCCGGCCAAGCGCGTCGGCGGCGCCAAGGTGGGAAGCGTCGACGAACTGGTTGCCAAGCTCAAGACCCTCGGAGTTGTCGCATGA
- a CDS encoding FAD-binding protein, which yields MKILVLGEHAHGKVKDSTLATLGAAAKLGGEAHLLLIGSEAQGAAADAQAIGGVSKVLVAADGALDHELAESVAPLLHKLMEGYDVLLASSTTTGRNIAPRVAALLDVAQVSDIVAVEGPDTFQRPIYAGNAIATVRSKDAKKVITVRGTAFTKAERSGGSAGIENVDAGVSNAVSTFVSMEASESERPELTSAKIIVSGGRALGSADQFHALIDPLADKFGAAVGASRAAVDAGYAPNDYQVGQTGKIVAPELYVAIGISGAIQHLAGMKDSKVIVAINKDEEAPIFQIADVGLVGDLFKLVPELTEKL from the coding sequence ATGAAGATCCTGGTTCTCGGCGAGCACGCCCACGGCAAGGTCAAGGACTCGACCCTCGCCACCCTCGGCGCCGCGGCAAAGCTGGGCGGCGAGGCGCATCTCCTGCTGATCGGTTCGGAGGCGCAGGGCGCCGCAGCCGATGCGCAGGCCATCGGCGGCGTGTCGAAGGTGCTGGTGGCCGCCGACGGCGCGCTCGACCATGAGCTGGCCGAAAGCGTCGCGCCGCTCCTGCACAAGCTGATGGAAGGCTATGACGTCCTCCTCGCTTCCTCGACCACCACCGGCCGCAACATCGCGCCGCGCGTTGCCGCCCTGCTCGACGTCGCGCAGGTCAGCGACATCGTCGCGGTTGAGGGGCCGGACACGTTCCAGCGTCCGATCTATGCCGGCAATGCGATCGCCACGGTTCGCTCGAAGGACGCCAAGAAGGTCATCACCGTCCGCGGCACCGCCTTCACCAAGGCCGAGCGCAGCGGCGGCTCGGCCGGGATCGAGAATGTCGACGCGGGCGTCTCCAACGCCGTCTCCACCTTCGTCTCCATGGAGGCCAGCGAAAGCGAGCGGCCGGAGCTGACCAGCGCCAAGATCATCGTGTCGGGCGGCCGCGCGCTGGGCAGCGCCGACCAGTTCCACGCGCTGATCGACCCGCTCGCCGACAAGTTCGGCGCCGCCGTGGGCGCCAGCCGCGCCGCGGTCGACGCCGGCTATGCGCCGAACGACTATCAGGTCGGCCAGACCGGCAAGATCGTCGCTCCGGAACTCTATGTCGCGATCGGCATCTCGGGCGCCATCCAGCACCTTGCGGGGATGAAGGACAGCAAGGTCATTGTCGCCATCAACAAGGACGAGGAAGCCCCAATCTTCCAGATTGCGGACGTCGGCCTGGTCGGCGACCTGTTCAAGCTGGTGCCGGAGCTGACCGAGAAGCTGTAA